The nucleotide window GCTGCCGGTGTTCTGCAGGTTGTAGCCGTAGCGGGACCAGTACGGGTCGCTGATGGTCGCGGCGGCCACCGTGCCCGGCTCGGACACGACCACCGCAGCACCCGGGACGACGGCGGACAGGTCGGCGGGGGCCAGGCCCTCGGTGGCCACCAGCGCCGAGCCGTCGAACAGCCGCTGGGCCGACACGACCCGCGGCGTCGCCTGCAGCGCGGCGAGCTGGTCGTCGGTGACCGCGCCGACCACGAGCCGGGTCAGGCCGTCACCGGCCGGGCCGAAGTCCGCGGCGGTGACCGCCACCGGCAGGTCGGTGCGGGCCAGCGCGTCGACGGCGGCCGCCGTGCCGAAGCCGGTCACCGCGGCCGCCAGCACGGCGACCGCCTTCACCCGGCTGCTCGCCGTCGTCCCCCGCCGCTGCCGCGGTGCTGTCGCCTTCATCGTCGTCCCGTCCTCGCTCAGGTCCCACACAGGGATCGAGAGGACATCGACCGTCGGCGGCCGGAACTGGACCGCCCGTCCGGGTGACATCGCGGGATCGGTCCCACCAGACGCCGGGACTGCCGATGACGGGGTGCATGAGCACCACCCAGACCGACGCCCTCGACAGCTGGCTGACCGAGCTGACCGGCGGCGAGTCCTCGATGCGCCGGCTCCGCACGAAGCTGCGCTCCGAGGCCGAGCGCACCGACGACGCCTGCTGCCCCACCTGCCAGCGACCCTCCACCGAGGAGGCGTCACACACCGGTCACTGGACCCCCGAGCCCACCGACTGACCTCCTCCCCCGGGGCGGTGCGCGTACTCCTGCAGGAGCAGTCGCACGGCTTGCGGGTCACGCCTCGCGGACGACGACGGGCGCCCGCGCGCTCCGTAGCGTCGTCGGCATGATCGAGGTACAGCAGCTGGCCAAGAGGTACGGCGAGAAGACCGCCGTCGCCGACCTCACCTTCACCGTCCGGCCCGGCGTCGTGACCGGCTTCCTGGGGCCCAACGGCGCCGGGAAGTCGACCACGATGCGCATGATCATGGGCCTGGACCACCCGACCTCGGGCACCGCGCTGGTCAACGGCAAGCGGTACGCCGAGCACCGCGCCCCGCTCCGCGAGGTCGGCGCGCTGCTGGAGGCCCGCGCGCTGCACCCGGGTCGCACCGCCCGCGCCCACCTCACCGCCCTCGCCGCCACCGCCGGCCTGCCGAAGGGCCGGGTCGACGAGGTCCTGGACCTCGCCGGCATCACCTCCGTCGCCGACCGCCGGGTGGGCGGGTTCTCCCTGGGCATGGGGCAGCGCCTGGGCGTGGCCACCGCGCTCATCGGCGACCCGGCCACCGTCGTCCTGGACGAGCCGGTCAACGGCCTGGACCCCGACGGCGTGCTGTGGATCCGCACCCTCACCCGCCGGCTCGCCGCCGAGGGCCGCACGGTCTTCCTCTCCTCGCACCTGATGAGCGAGATGGCCCAGACCGCCGAGCACCTGATCGTCGTCGGCCGCGGCCGGCTCCTGTCCGACACCTCGACCGCGGACTTCATCGACCACGCCGGCGGGGAGTCGGTGCGGGTGCGCAGCCCGCGGGCCGGCGAGCTCACCGGGCTGCTGGCCGCCGAGGGCGTCACCGTCACCTCCGGCCAGACCGGGGTGCTCGACGTGCGCGGGCTGGACGCCGCCGCCATCGGTGACCGCGCCCTGGCCGCCGGCATCGCGCTGCACGAGCTCACCGTCGTCCGGCCCTCGCTGGAGGACGCCTTCATGACCCTCACCCGCGACGAGCGCGAGTACCGCACCGACGAGGAGATCGCCGCATGACCGCCGTCCTGGACGCCCCGGCCCGCTCGCACACCGCCGCGACCGGCGGCGGCGTGACCGGCCTGCTGCGCGGTGAGTGGGTCAAGCTCCGCTCGCTGCGCTCCACCTGGATCGCCCTGGGCACCGGGCTGGTGCTCATGGTGCTGCTGACCTGGCTGTTCACCGCGACCGCCGACAGCGGCGGCCCGGGCGGCGACGGCGGCGGGCCGGGCTCGCTGGCCGCCACCGACCCGATCGGGCTGAGCCTGGCCAGCTTCCGGCTGGCCCAGCTGTTCATCGGCGTCGTCGGCGTGCTGCTGGTCACCGGTGAGTACGCCACCAAGACCATCACCACCACCTTCGCCGCCGTCCCGCGCCGCTGGCCGGTGGTGCTGGCCAAGGCCGTCGTCTTCGGCGTGCTGGTGTTCGTGAGCTCGCTGGTCGCCTCGGTGGTCTCCTTCGTCGTGGGGCAGGCCTCCCTCGGCGACCTCGGCGTGGGCTTCGGCGCCGACGGCGTCCCCCGGGCGCTGCTGGGCACCGCCGCCTACCTGACCGCGATCGGGCTGTTCGGCATGGCGCTGGGCTGGCTGCTGCGCTCCACCGCCGCCGGCATCGCCACCCTGTTCGCGCTCGTCCTGCTGCTGCCGGGCCTGGGGCAGCTGCTGCCCGCCAGCTGGGGTCCCGACGTCGTCCGGCTGCTGCCGGGCGAGGCCGGCCAGCAGATCGCCACGATCGTCCCAGAGCCTTCCGCGCTCGGCCCGTGGACCGGTGGCGCCGTGCTGCTGGCCTGGCTGGTGGTCTCCGCGACCGCCGCGGTCGTGCTGCTCCGCCGCCGGGACGCGTGACGCGACCGGCCGCAGCAGGCACCATCCCGCACATGGACCGAGGTCGACGGGAGCTGCTGCGGGAGGTCGGCCCGCCACTGCTGCTGGCGGTGCTGACCACCGGGGCGCTGATGCGGGTGCGCGACGGCGCGGTGAGCCCGGGCGAGCTGGCCCTCAGCATCGCGCTGTGGCTGCCCGCCCTGGCCCGCCGCCGCGCCCCGGTGCTGGCGTTCGCGGCGACCGCGGTGCTCGTGGCGGCGCACTGGGTCCCGGCCGGCCTGGACGCCGACGACCTGCTGCCGGCCGACCTGGCGCTCTGGGTCACGCTCGCCGCGGTGGCCGAGCTGCGGCCGCTGCGCACGACCCTGGCCGCCACCGCGGTCTGCGAGCTGCTGGTGCTGGGCAGCCTGCTCGGCGACCCGCTGAGCGCCGCGCCGGCCGACGAGGGCCACCCGGTCGGGCTGTTCACCGCGATCACCGTCGCCGCGGCGCTGTTCGGCCGCAACCGGCGCACCCGGCACGCGCTGGTGACCCACCTGCGCGAACGCGCCGAGCGGGCCGAGCAGGAACGCGACCAGCAGGCTCGGATCGCCGTCGCCGAGGAGCGCAGCCGGATCGCCCGCGAGGTGCACGACGTCGTCTCGCACAACATCTCGGTGATGACCGCCCTGGCCGACGGCGCCGGCTTCGCCCTGGCCACCGACGCCGGCCGGCCGCAGGCACGGGAGGCCGTCGCCGCCATCGCCGACACCGGCCGCGGCGCGATCGCCGAGATGCACCGGCTGCTCGGGGTGTTCCGCACCGAGGACGACTCCTCCCGCGCCCCCGCACCCGGCCTGGCCGACCTGCCCGCACTGGTCGAGCAGGTCCGTGCCGCCGGGCTGCCCACCACGCTCACCGTCACCGGCCGGCCCGCACCGCTGGGCGCCACCGCCCAGCTGGCCGTCTACCGGCTGGTGCAGGAGGCGCTCACCAACACCCGCAAGCACGCCCCCGACGCCCGGCACGCCGAGGTCACCCTCGCCTGGGACGACGCCGCGCTGCACGTCCGCGTGCGGGACGACGGCACCGCCGCGGCACCGGTCAGCGGGCACGGCGGGCAGGGCCTGGTCGGCATGCGCGAGCGGTTCGGCGCCCACGGCGGTGCGGTGTCCGCCGGTCGCGCGTCCGGCGGCTGGCTGGTCGACGCCTCGCTGCCGCTGCCCGCGGCGGTGGGTGCACCGTGACCACCGTCCTGCTCGTCGACGACGAGCCGCTGCTGCGGCTGGGCTTCGGCATGGTGCTGGCCGCCCACCCCGACCTCACCGTGGTCGGCGAGGCGGGCAACGGCGCCGAGGCCGTCGAGCTCACCCGGCGGCTGCTCCCGGACGTCGTGGTGATGGACGTGCGGATGCCGGTGCTCGACGGCGTGGAGGCCACCCGGCAGATCGTGAGCGCGGGGCTGCCCAGCCGGATCGTGGTGCTCACCACCTTCGACCTGGACGAGTACGCCTTCGCCGCGCTGCAGGCCGGTGCCAGCGGCTTCCTGCTCAAGAACACCGAGCCCGCCGGGCTGGTCGCCGCGATCCGCACCGTCGCCAGCGGGGACGCCGTCGTCGCCCCGCGGGTCACCCGGCGACTGCTGGAGACCTTCGCCGGTCAGCTCGGCGCCCCCGACCGGACGCCGGACCCGCGGCTGGCCCGGCTCACCGACCGGGAGCGGGAGGTGCTGCAGCAGGTGGCCACCGGCCGCTCCAACGCCGAGATCGCCGTCGAGCTCACCGTCTCGGAGCTGACGGTGAAGACCCACGTGGGCCGGATGCTGACCAAGCTGGAGCTGCGCGACCGCACCCAGGCCGCCGTGTTCGCCTACCGGGAGCGGCTGGTCGTCCCCGACTGACCCGGCCCGGTCGGGTGAGTCGGGCTGCCGCCCCGGGGACCGCCGGTTACGATCGTGTTACCTGAACGCACCGTGTGCATCTACCTGCTGTGCCGGCATCCCGCCGGTGGACCAAGGCGGCACGCCTGACTCCACCCGGCAGAGGTCATGTTCCACACGCGCCGTCCCGGCAACGCACTCGTGCGCGCCGCAGGGCTCTCGTACTTCCCGCTCGCCTTCATCGCCCGGCTGCCGTTCGCCATGATGACCGTCGGGGTGCTCACCCTGGTCGTCGCCGAGCGCGGCTCGCTGACCCTCGGCGGGCTCAACTCCGCGGCCGCGGGCCTGGGCACCGCACTGGCCGGCCCGTTGCTCGGCGCGGCCGTCGACCGGCTCGGCCAGCGCCGGGTGCTCGTCCCGGTGGGGCTGGTCAACGCCGCCCTGCTCGGGACGTTCCCCTTCGTGGTCACCAGCGCTGCACCTGACGCAGCCCTGCTCGCGCTGTCGGTGCTGATCGGTGTCTCCGCACCCCAGATCAGCCCCATGTCGCGCACCCGGCTGGTCGGGCTGATCCGCCGGTCGGTCGCCCCGGACCGCCGCGAGACGCTGGTCAACGGGACGATGGCCTACGAGTCCGCGGCCGACGAGACGGTGTTCGTCGTCGGCCCGTTCCTGGTCGGGCTGCTCGCCACCGCCCTCGCCCCCTGGCTGGCGGTCGCGGCCGCGGCGGTGCTCACGCTGGTGTTCGTCACCTGGTTCGCGCTGCACCCCTCCGGGCGGCTCGAGCCCACGGCGACCCGCACCGTCACCGCGCAGGCACCGGCCCGCGAACTGCTCCGCCTGCCGCTGCTCACGGTGGTCACCGGCACGCTCGGCGTCGGGCTGTTCTTCGGCGCGACGCTGACCTCGCTCACCGGCTTCCTCGCCGCCGACGGCGACGGCGACCGGGCCGGCCTGCTCTACGGCGTGATGGGCATCGGCTCGGCCGTGCTCGCGCTGGGCACCGCGGCGCTGCCCACCCGGTTCACCCTGCCCGCCCGGTCACTGGCCTTCGGTGGGCTGCTGCTGGCCGCCGCCGTCCTGTTCGCCACCGCGCGCTCGGAGGCCGGGCTGGTCGTGGCGCTCGCCGTGCTCGGCTGCGGGGTCGGACCGACCCTGGTCACCCTCTACGGCCTGGGCACCCGCCTGAGCCCGGCCGGCCGCGCGGCGACCACCATGACGATGCTCGGCTCCGCCGTGGTGGTCGGCCAGGCGGTCGCCTCGGCGGTCACCGGGCTGGTCATCGACGGCCTCGGTGCTGCGACCGCGCTGGCGCTGCCCGCGGTCGCCGCGGGGCTCGTGGTGGCCGCAGGCGTCGCGCACGCGCTCGCCGCCCACCGGCCGGTCGCCGTCCCGCGGGTCGCCGTCCCGGCGCACTGACCCGCACCGCCGAGAGGCAGGGGTCAGCCGGCGGGTGACCAGCCCAGTGCCGGGCCGAGCTTGCCGGCGATGTCGGTGAGGATCTGCACGTAGTCCTCGGGCTCGAAGCTGAAGGGCAGCGCGAAGACGACCTCCTCGACCTCGCGGAAGCCGGCGTGGGCGTACAGCTGCTCGGCGACCTGCTCGGCCGTGCCCACCAGGTCGGCGGCGAACATCAGCCGGCCGGGGCCCTGCGGTGAGCGGGTGCGCGGCGTGCGCTCGGCGGCGTAGGCCTCGTACTTGGCCCGCTGCTCCGGTGTCGCGGAGTCGGTCGGGATGACCACCAGCCCCTGCGACACCCGCCCCGCCGGGTGGGCGGCCTTGTAGGCCTGCACCTGGCTGGCCTGCTCGGTGGCGAAGTCCTCGGTCGCCTCGGCCTTGACGACGCTGGAGGTGAGGAAGTTGAGCCCGTTCTCCCCCGCCCACTGCGCCGACCGCAGCGACGCCCCGCCGTACCAGAGCCGCGACCGCAGGCCCGCCGCGTGCGGCTGGACGCGGTCCGACCACTCCTCGACCACGCCCTCCTTGCCGCGGAAGCTCGACGCCGGGGCGCCGTTGACGAAGCGCATGAAGCGGGCGACCCGCTCGTAGGAGAAGTCCTCCACGTCGGCGGTGTCGGGGTAGAGCGCGGCCTTGACGTCGTCCCAGTGCATCGGCGGGCCGACCGACACCCCGGGGTTGAGCCGCCCACCGGACAGGACGTCGACCGTGGCGAGGTCCTCCGCCAGCCGCAGCGGGTTCTCCCAGGCCATCGGGATGACCGCCGTGCCGAGCTCGATCCGCGAGGTGCGCTGGGTGGCCGCGGCGAGCACCGCGACGGGGGAGGAGATGCCGTACTGCAGGTGCCGGTCGCGCAGCCAGGCGCTGTCGAGGCCCAGCTGCTCGCCCAGCTCGATGACCCGCAGCGTCGTCTCGTGCCCGGCGCGGGGGTCGGCGTCGTCGAAGACGCCGATGGTCAGGAACCCGAGCTTCTGCAGCGGCACACCGGGAGCAGGCATGCCCCGATCATGCCCGGTGGCCCTCAGACGACGGCGGTGAGACCCCCGCCGTCCAGGACCTGCTGGAGGCGGCGCATCCCGGCGAACATCCGGGTCTTCACCGTGCCCAGCGGGGCGCCGGTGCGCGCGGCGATCTCGCGCTGCGTGTACCCGCCCCAGTAGGCGAGCACGAGCGCCTCGCGCTGGGCCTCGGGCAGCTCCTCGAGCGCCCGCCGGACGCGGGCGTCGCCCATCCGGTCGGTGACCAGCTCGGCGACGTCGGGTGCACCGTGTTCGTCGGTGCGGGCCCGGTCCTCGGCGTCGGCGTCGGTGCGCCGCCGCAGCGACGCCTCGTGCCGGACGGCGTCGACGGCCTTGTGGTGCACCAGCGACAGGAACCACGCCCCGAACGACCCGCGGGCGGAGGCGAAGGCCCCAGGGTTGCGCCAGTACGCCAGGAACGCCTCCTGGACGACGTCCTCGGCGATCCGGTCGTCGGCGACGACCCGCCGGGCCAGGCTCAGCGCCGGGCCCGTCCAGCGGTCGAGCAGCTCGGCGAGGGGCTCGGCCGTGCGGCCCTGGTCCGGACCGGCGAGGAGTGTCACCTCTGGAAGATGGTGCACAACTGGTTCACGCAAACGCCCCGTCACCCTCTCGGGTGACGGGGCGTCCTCGTGAGGAGCCGCGCTCAGTTGTCGGCCGACACGGTGGCGGCGGAGCGGGGCGCGGGGACCGGCGGCTGGTTGGCCGCGGTGCCCCACGGCCGGACCGCTGACGGGGCGACCATCATGGCCTCGAGCTCGCCGGTGTCCAGGGTGGGCTCCAGCTTCGCCGCCGGGGACTCGTCGGCCTCGGCACCCGGCGTGCGGACCATCCGGCCCAGCACCCGGCGCAGGCTGCGGGCCTCGCGGCGGCGCGCCTTGCGCTCGGCGGCCCGCTCGGCCTCCTCGCGGGCGGCGATCTCCCGGTCGAGGATCTCCCGCGCCATCCGGTCGGTCTCGGCCGCGACGACGAGGTCGGCCCGGGCCTGCTGGGCGCGCTGCCGGCCGTTGCGGCGGATCTCCTCCGCGGCGACGTCCTCCTCGTCGCGGAGCACCTCCAGCCGGTCGTAGGCCGTCGGGTCGGAGAAGTTGAGCATCACCTTCATCAGCACCGGCAGCAGCTCGACGGACAGGAAGAGCAGGAACAGCAGCAGGTGTGCCGTGCCGGCCGCCGGGCGGTCCTGGGCCAGCCGGTCCATCGCCTCGATGCGGGCCAGCAGCCCGTCGCTCTGGGCGTTCTGCGCGTCGAAGGCGGCCTGCTCGCCGACCTTGGCCGTGGTCAGCCGCTGCAGCTCGGCGGTGTGGGTGGCCAGGTCGGTCTGGGCCATCGCGACGTTGCGCGCACCGGCGCTCACCGCGTCGGTCTCGGCGGCGTCCCGGGCCTGCTGCAGCGCCCGGTCGGCGGCGTCCAGCTCGGCCTTGGCGGCGTCCCGGACGTCGGCCTGCGCGTCGGCGGCAGCGGCGGCACCGAAGTAGGCCGCGCCCTCACCCTCCTCACCCGAGCCGCAGGTGCCGTCGAGCTCGCACTGCGCCCTGGTCCGCAGGTCGGAGTACTTCTGGGCCTCGGCGTCGTAGGTGGCCTGCTTGGCGTCGCGCTCGGTCTGCGCACCGGTCACCCGCGGGTCGGCGTTCGCGTCGCCCGCGCCCCCGCCGGCGAGCACAGCCTGCTCCTCGGCGATCTGCTGCTCCAGCACCGGGATCGGCGCGTAGCGGGCGTCGGCACCCAGCTCGTCGGTGAACCGCTCCGCGGCCTCGGCCTGCAGCGTGACGATCGTGGTGTCGATCTCCTTGCTGAACACCTGCAGCGTCAGCGGGGTGGAGATGACCGTGCCCAGCAGGACGGCCAGGCCGATGCGCGGCACGGCCATCGCGGCGTTGCGCAGCCACGAGGAGTCGTGCGCCATCCCGACCAGCAGCATCCGGTCCAGGTTGATGATCACCATCCCCCAGCCCACGCCGATCAGCGCGGCCAGCGGCCACCAGACGCCCAGCGCCATGTGCAGCGCGAACGCCATGGACAGCGCCGCCAGGCCACCCGTGCTGACGAGCACGCCGCCGAGGGCGACGAACTTCGCGCGGGCGCCCGGAGCGACGGCGAGCACGTCGAGCCGGGCACCTGCGAGCACGGCCAGCCGGTCACCGGTGGTGCGATTGCGGACCTTCATGCAGACGACGTCCTCTCGGTTCAGTGCAGAACCGGTATCGGTCGCCCGTCGCCCCGCCGGTACCCCCCGGCGGCTGTGAGGTCAGACGCCGAGGTGCGCGAGCGCCTGCAGCAGCAACGTGCCCTGGCCGTTGGCCAGCTCGGCCAGCACCTCGGGCTTGCGGGCGTCCTCGGGTGAGAACCAGGTCAGCTCGAGGGCGTCCTGCTGCGGCGCGCAGTCCCCCTCGACCGGGACGACGTAGGCCAGCGACACCGCGTGCTGCCGCGGGTCGTGGAACGGCGTGACGCCCGGCGTCGGGAAGTACTCGGCGATCGTGAACGGCTGCGGGGCGGCCGGGACCCGGGGCAGCGCCAGCGGGCCGAGGTCCTTCTCCAGGTTGCGCAGCAGCGCCGACCGGACGCGCTCGTGGTAGAGCACACGGCCCGAGACCAGCGCCCGCTTGACCTGCCCGTCGCCGCCGATGCGCAGCAGCAGGCCGATGGCGGTGACCACGCCGTGGTCGTCCACGCGCACCGGCACGGCGTCGACGTAGAGGATCGGCAGCCGCTCGCGCGCGGAGTCCATCTCCTCCCGGGAGAGCCAGCCAGTGTCGGAGTTCGTCACCTCGGTCATGTGCACTGTCTAGCCGATGCAGCGCCGCCGGTCAGCCGGTGCACCGAGTGACCTGCCCGACGGACGCCCTCCCCCTGTCGCTCCGCCCGCACCGTCCTGGTCTCATGGAGGTCCGTCGGAGGCAGGAGCGGCATGGAACCGAACGGCCGGCTCCTCGGGGGCCGTTACGAGCTGACCGGGCTCATCGCGACCGGCGGCATGGGGCAGGTGTGGCAGGGCCGGGACAACGTCCTCGCCCGCGACGTCGCGATCAAGGTCCTGCGCAGCGAGTTCACCGGCGACCCGACCTTCCTGGCCCGCTTCCGCTCCGAGGCCCAGCTCGCCGCCGGCCTCGTGCACCCCAACATCGCCACGCTCTTCGACTACGGCGAGGTGCCCGCCGCCGACCCGGCCGCCGAGCACCTCGCCTACCTGGTCATGGAGCTGGTGCGCGGTGAGTCGCTGGGCACGGTCCTGCACCGCGACCGCCGGCTGAGCCCGGAGCGCACGCTGGACGTGCTGCGGCAGAGCGCGGCCGGGCTCGCCGCCGCGCACGCCGCCGGCGTCGTCCACCGCGACGTCAAGCCGGGCAACCTGCTGCTCGCCGACGACGGCACCGTCAAGGTCACCGACTTCGGGGTCGCGGTCACCGCCGCCAGCCAGCAGCTCACCCAGGTGGGCCAGGTCATCGGCACCGCCAGCTACCTCTCCCCCGAGCAGGCCCAGGGTGCCCGGGCCACCCCCGCCAGCGACGTCTACGCCCTCGGCCTGGTCGGCTACGAGTGCCTCTCCGGGCTGCGCGCCTTCGACGGCGAGAGCTCGGTGCAGGTGCTGATGGCCCAGATCCACGACACCCCCGCCCCGCTGCCGGACGACGTCCCCGCGCCGGTGCGCCGGCTCGTCGAGACCGCCATGGCCAAGGACCCGGCCGCCCGGTTCCGCGACGGCGCGGCGTTCCGCGACGCCGTCGACGCCCTGCGCGGTGGTCGGCGACCTGCCGCCGAGGGCCCCCGCACGGCGGTGCTGCCCGCCGTCCCGGGCCTCGCCGCCGGCCCGGCCGACGACCGCACCGTGTCGGTGCGCACCGCCGCGGCCGGAACGACGCCACCGCGCACGACCCGCGCCCTGTCCACCGCGCGGCCCGCACCGGTGGCACCCCCGCCACGCGACCGGCGCCGGCTGCTGCTGCCCCTGCTCGCGGTGCTGGCCATCGCCGCGATCGTGGTCGGCGTCGTCGTCCTGGGCGACCGGTCGGGCGGCACCGCAGCGGACCCGGCGCCCTCACCCGCGGCGCCGGTCACGTCGGCTGCCGCCACACCCACCGCCACCAGCACGGCGCCGCGCAGCTCGGCCGCCCCGACGACCCAGCCGACCCGGCTGCGGGCCTCCGACTACATCGGCCTCGAGGTGTCCGCCGTCAGCGCACGGCTCAAGGCCATGGGCTACCAGGTGCGGGAGCGTCCCCAGCAGGTCGCCGACGAGGTGCCCGGCACGGTGCTCAGCGTCGAGCCGAACGGTGCGCTCCCCGGGGGCGGCCTCGTCACCGTCGGGTACGCCACCGCTCCCCCGGCGCCCACCACCACCGCGGCGCCGACCCCGCCTCCGGCCACCGCCACCCCCTCGCCGACCGCGACGGCCACGCCGACGGACGAGGACGAGCCCGACGAGGACGAGCCGGACGAGAACGGGCCCGGCAAGAAGGGCGACAAGGGCAAGGACCGCGGCAACGGCTGACCCACTGCCGGGGCGTGGTGTGTGACGCGCGGCCGGGTGGGGCACGCCCAGCCCATGGCCGACCAGTACACCTTCACCGACCCGACCACCCAGTACCGCGCCGACGGCTTCCCCGAGCAGCACCAGGACGGCACGGGCCTGGACGAGGACCTGCAGGTCACCGCCGACCACGGCGAGAAGACCTACCGCGGCACCGGCCGGCTCACCGGCCGCAGGGCGCTGGTGACCGGGGCGGACTCCGGCATCGGCCGTGCGGCGGCCATCGCCTTCGCCCGCGAGGGCGCCGACGTGGTGCTGAACTACCTGCCGGAGGAGCAGGCCGACGCCGAGGACGTGGCCGCGCTGGTCGAGGCGGCCGGGCAGAAGGCCGTGCTCGCCCCGGCCGACATCTCCGACGAGTCCGCTGCCCGCGCCCTGGTGCACAAGACCCTCGACGCCCTCGGCGGCATCGACATCATCGCCAACGTCGCCGGCAAGCAGGTCTACGTCGACGACCTCGCCGACGTCACGACCGAGCAGTTCGACTCCACGTTCAAGGTCAACGTCTACGCGCTGTTCTGGATCGTCCAGGAGGCGCTGCCGCACCTGCCGGCCGGCGCCACGATCATCAACACCAGCTCCATCCAGGCCTACCAGCCCTCCCCCGGCCTCGTCGACTACGCGACCACCAAGGCCGCCATCAACACGATGAGCAAGGCGCTGGCCCAGCAGCTGGCCCCCAAGGGCATCCGGGTCAACGTCGTCGCCCCCGGCCCGTTCTGGACGCCGCTGCAGGCGAGCGGCGGCCAGCCCACCGAGGCCCTGCCGGAGTTCGGCAAGGAGACCCCGCTGGGCCGCGCCGGGCAGCCGGCCGAGCTCGGCCCGGTGTACGTCTTCCTGGCCTCCCAGGAGTCCAGCTACATCACCGGCGAGACCCTCAACGTCAACGGTGGGATGCCGACGCCGTGACGTCCCCGACCTCGCGGCGCCGTCCGCACCTGCACTGGGGTGCGGACGGCGCCGGGGCCGGGCCGGTCGACGAGCGGGACGCCGACGGCTACGCCGACCTGCGCTCCTACGCCCCGATCGGTGACGGCCGCACCATCGCCCTGATCGCCCGCGACGGCCGGATCGACTGGCTGCCGCTGCCGGAGATGGACGCCCCGCCGGTGTTCGGCGCCCTGCTGGACGCCGAGAACGGCGGCTGCATCGAGCTGTGCCCGGCCGGGGACTTCACCGCGGAGCGTGAGTACGTCGAGCACACCAACGTGCTGACGACGACGTTCACCACCGCCGCGGGCCGGGTGCGGGTCACCGACTCGCTCAACAGCGGCGTCGCCGGCCGGCTGCCGTGGTCGGAGCTCGCCCGCCGGATCGAGGGCCTGGAGGGCTCGGTGGCGATGCGCGCCGCCGTCCGCCCGGGCACCGCGCTCAACACCGTCTCCCCCTGGGTGCACCAGACGTCGCAGGGCCCGGTGCTGCGGGTGGACTCCGTGACCCTGGCCGTGCGCACCCTGGACGCCGACGACGTCACCGCCGGCGACCGGCGGATCGACGCGGTCTTCACCACCTCGCCGGGCTCCCGGCAGCTGCTGGCGGTGGTCGCCACCGAGAGCGAGCCGCTGTTCCTCCCGCCCGCCGACGCCATCGACGCCGGAGTCGACCGCACCATCGCCAACTGGGCGGCCTGGAGCCGCACCTTCGACTGGGACGGTCCCTGGGACACCGCCGTCCGGCGCAGCGCGCTCACCCTCAAGCTGCTGATCCACGCCGCCAGCGGGTCGATGGTCGCCGCGGCCACCACCGGACTGCCGGAGAACCCGGCGGGCGGCAAGAACTGGGACTACCGCTACGCGTGGGTGCGTGACTCGGCCTACGCGCTGAC belongs to Modestobacter sp. L9-4 and includes:
- a CDS encoding DUF4407 domain-containing protein, with product MKVRNRTTGDRLAVLAGARLDVLAVAPGARAKFVALGGVLVSTGGLAALSMAFALHMALGVWWPLAALIGVGWGMVIINLDRMLLVGMAHDSSWLRNAAMAVPRIGLAVLLGTVISTPLTLQVFSKEIDTTIVTLQAEAAERFTDELGADARYAPIPVLEQQIAEEQAVLAGGGAGDANADPRVTGAQTERDAKQATYDAEAQKYSDLRTRAQCELDGTCGSGEEGEGAAYFGAAAAADAQADVRDAAKAELDAADRALQQARDAAETDAVSAGARNVAMAQTDLATHTAELQRLTTAKVGEQAAFDAQNAQSDGLLARIEAMDRLAQDRPAAGTAHLLLFLLFLSVELLPVLMKVMLNFSDPTAYDRLEVLRDEEDVAAEEIRRNGRQRAQQARADLVVAAETDRMAREILDREIAAREEAERAAERKARRREARSLRRVLGRMVRTPGAEADESPAAKLEPTLDTGELEAMMVAPSAVRPWGTAANQPPVPAPRSAATVSADN
- a CDS encoding NUDIX hydrolase family protein, yielding MTEVTNSDTGWLSREEMDSARERLPILYVDAVPVRVDDHGVVTAIGLLLRIGGDGQVKRALVSGRVLYHERVRSALLRNLEKDLGPLALPRVPAAPQPFTIAEYFPTPGVTPFHDPRQHAVSLAYVVPVEGDCAPQQDALELTWFSPEDARKPEVLAELANGQGTLLLQALAHLGV
- a CDS encoding protein kinase encodes the protein MEPNGRLLGGRYELTGLIATGGMGQVWQGRDNVLARDVAIKVLRSEFTGDPTFLARFRSEAQLAAGLVHPNIATLFDYGEVPAADPAAEHLAYLVMELVRGESLGTVLHRDRRLSPERTLDVLRQSAAGLAAAHAAGVVHRDVKPGNLLLADDGTVKVTDFGVAVTAASQQLTQVGQVIGTASYLSPEQAQGARATPASDVYALGLVGYECLSGLRAFDGESSVQVLMAQIHDTPAPLPDDVPAPVRRLVETAMAKDPAARFRDGAAFRDAVDALRGGRRPAAEGPRTAVLPAVPGLAAGPADDRTVSVRTAAAGTTPPRTTRALSTARPAPVAPPPRDRRRLLLPLLAVLAIAAIVVGVVVLGDRSGGTAADPAPSPAAPVTSAAATPTATSTAPRSSAAPTTQPTRLRASDYIGLEVSAVSARLKAMGYQVRERPQQVADEVPGTVLSVEPNGALPGGGLVTVGYATAPPAPTTTAAPTPPPATATPSPTATATPTDEDEPDEDEPDENGPGKKGDKGKDRGNG
- a CDS encoding glucose 1-dehydrogenase, which codes for MADQYTFTDPTTQYRADGFPEQHQDGTGLDEDLQVTADHGEKTYRGTGRLTGRRALVTGADSGIGRAAAIAFAREGADVVLNYLPEEQADAEDVAALVEAAGQKAVLAPADISDESAARALVHKTLDALGGIDIIANVAGKQVYVDDLADVTTEQFDSTFKVNVYALFWIVQEALPHLPAGATIINTSSIQAYQPSPGLVDYATTKAAINTMSKALAQQLAPKGIRVNVVAPGPFWTPLQASGGQPTEALPEFGKETPLGRAGQPAELGPVYVFLASQESSYITGETLNVNGGMPTP